The genomic stretch ACATCATCAAATACGATTAATGCGTCACTCTCATCATAGCGAGTGGACAATGGATAATCATAAACACTTGGCTTGCCTACCGCAAAACTTGGACGTGTATATAGTTTGAGGCCTGGCGCGTCTAACGGAACAACAAACGAAAGTGCATGATCCTCGTCTCCTGGACGAAGCGGAGTAATCACACTGACAAACAGATAATTCGACACCGCTGCACCCGTTCCAAGCATATGCGAACCGCGAACAATAATCCCATCGTCTCTTTCTTCATAGACACCAGTCGCCAAGTATTTTTCTTCTAACTCATGCGCCGCTTTGCTTCGGTCGATTTGAGGAGGGATAATCACGTACGAAACATAAGCATCTGTGTCTCTCACATGCTTATAAAAGTTGACGACGTTTTCTCCAAACCTTTCCCCGCCACGGGCAAACACTTCCGGCATGCTTGCAAATCCTGCTAAAAAGCCTGCCACGTGATCCGGTGAACGTCCCACCATTCCGTATGTCGCTTGCGACCATTTGCTGATTGCTTCACGACGTTCCCTTAAATCCTCTCTGCTCTTTGGAATCATATAAATTTTATTTGCGATCGTTNATTCCCTCTTAATGATTCAATATACTCTGAACCGCTTCTGACCAAAATTCTCACCTCTTCTATTAAAAATCATTCTGTCATCATTAAGTCCTTTCAAATAAAAAAACTAATTTGGACTCTGTATACATAATATCAAATTCAGAATTCAAAGGTCAATAATTTTCTGATTAAATATATTTGAATACCTCCTCTTTACCCCCTTTAATCTAGTATTCATCCCTCTAAAGACGAAAAACAATCAAGAATTTCTAATCACTATTAACCTATTAAAAAGTTAAACTCCTCCGAAAAATCACCTAAATAAATTAGGTGGTTTTTCGGGAATCTGAACGTGAAATAAACACTTATACGTTTTTTATAATTACAAAGTTACTAAGCTAGAAGTCAGTCTCAAAATGAATATGTTTTGTTTCGCAATATTCATTCAAGCCATCTATACCTCGTGTTCTCCCTAAACCGCTTTGTTTATAACCGCCAAACTCAAGTTCCGGAAAATTTTTGTTATAAGTATTAATCCATACAGTTCCTGCTTGGACTCTACGAGAAAATTTAAGTGCACGATTAACATTTGTTGTCCATACGCCGGCTGACAAACCATAATCACTGTCATTTGCTAATTCTAATGCTTCTTCATCAGTTGAAAATGTTTGGATAGCTAGCACAGGACCAAATATCTCTTCTTTAATAATTTTACAGTCAGCGGCAAGATCAGTAATAATTGTCGGTGCATAAAAATTGCCTTTGTCATAGTCTGAGCCTTGTAATCGATAGCCGCCAGTTATAATGTTTCCTTGTTCCCTGCCGATGGCTACAAATTGTTCCACAGATTGGATTTGGCTGTCTGAGATGAGTGGTCCCATGTCTACGTTTTCCGATAATCCATTTCCTACTACTAAGTTTTCCGCATATTGTTTTAGCTTGTTAACAACCTCAGCTGCAATAGAATGATGAACGAGTAACCTTGAACCCGCCATACAAATCTGTCCAGCAGAAATAAATATAGATTTGCCAATCAAAGGAATAGCCTTTTCAAGATCCGCATCTTCAAATAATATATTTGGCGATTTACCACCTAATTCTAATGACACTTTTTTAATATTCGTCGTCGCTGACTTTAGAATGTTTCTCCCTGTTGACGTATCTCCGGTTAAACTAACCATTCCAATCTTCTCACTTTGTGCAATTGTTTCACCAACTTCGCTTCCAGAACCTGTAACAATGCTAACGATTCCTTTTGGAAAATGTGGTATTTCATCAATATATTTAACAATTTGAATTGAACTGAGTGGGGTTAAACTTGCAGGTTTGATAACAACCGCGTTACCGGCAGCTAAAGCCGGGGCAAGTTCTCTAATTAATAAAAGAATTGGCCAGTTCCACGGAGTTATTAGCCCAACAACGCCGATCGGTTCCTTTAGCACAATTCCGAGGTTAGTCGGTTCAACTTGCATACTTCTTCCAAAAACGGTCCGCGCCGCCCCTGCAAAATATTTGAGTGTATCGATACTGCCCGTAACTTCTAAATGCGATTCTTTTATCGTTTTTCCTTGCTCCATCGTTATTAATTTTGCCAATTCATCAAAGTTTTCTTCCATTTTCAGAGCAAGTGCCAATAATGCTTCATAGCGTTTTTTAGGAGCCATTCCCCAGTCAGATGTTTGGAATGTTTCGTTTGCCGATTCAATAGCTATTATTGTCTCTTTTCTAGAAACTTTCGGAGCTCTGCCGACGAGTTCGCCTGTCGCTGGATTGTAAGAATCTATCCATTCATTGGTAGAAGATAATTCCCACTTCCCACCAATATAGTTGTAATATTCATTGCTTGTCGATTCCATTCCTTATTCTCCTCCCTATACTCTTACGAACATCACTTAAATCCAATGTAAGACGGCTAAATTAAGAACCTATTCTTCCAATTTCTAATTAGTTATACAAGATACTGTACACACTATAAGGACGCAATATTGATGTTTCAAGATTCTTTATCTTTATTAATTATTTATTAATGGTATGGATCGAGAGTTTCATAGCGTTTTCTACCGCTTCCTGCATTACTTCCGATAATGTTGGATGAGGGTGAATGGTGAGAGCCAAGTCTTCAAGCTGTGTACCCATTTCAATGGCAAGAGCCGCTTCTGAAATTAAGTTGCTAACCTCAGGCCCAGCCATTTGTACGCCGATGATCATATTCGTTTCAGCATCAGCGACTACCTCGATGTACCCATCACTGTCGTTTAGAGAAAGGGCTCGTCCATTTGCTTTAAATGGACATTTCCCAGTAATAACTTGATACCCTTGTTCTTCCGCTTGTTTCTTCGACAATCCTACAACTGCTATTTCCGGATCGGTAAAAATGACAAAAGGAATGGTTTCTGTATCGATTGCAGAAGCTTTCCCAGCAATGATCTCCGCTGCTATTTTTCCTTCATACATTGCTTTATGAGCTAAGAGGGGCTCACCTGCTACATCACCAATCGCATAAATATGGTTTAAATTGGTTTGACACTTATTATTAATCGGAATGAAACCTTTATCATTTGTTTCTATTCCAACTTTCTCCAATCCCAAACCACTGGTATTCGGTTTTCTGCCTACGGCTACGAGAACTTTTTCTGCCGTAAAGGACTGCAACTCTCCCTTTACTTTAGCGGAAATTGTGATTTCCTTATCAGATCGTTTTTCCTCTTTTACGACCATGGCTTCTGTGATGACATTAATCCCCATTTTATTTAAATTTCGTTTCAGTACTTGTGTTAGGCTGTTATCAAACTGCGGCAAAATATCTGGTAAACCTTCTAAAATGGTTACCTCAGCCCCTAGCTTACGGTATATTGTTCCAATCTCTAGCCCAATATAACCGCCACCTACAACAAGAAGATGCTTTGGCACTTCATTTAATTCCAGAGCCTCTTTCGATGACAAAATATGTGTGCCATCAGGAGAGAAACCCGGTAATTCAACCGTTACAGAACCCGTCGCAATAATCGCATGCTGAAAATTATATAGCACAGTTTGATGTTCTGTCGCGACACGTATTTGATGTTCATTTGCAAACATCGCTTCTCCTTCAACAACGTTCACCTTATTTGCCTTACAAAGACCAGCGACTCCTTGAGTCAATAAATTTACGACTTTTTCTTGTTTCCATTTTTGTAAGGTTGGGAGATCGATAGACGCATCACTTATATTCATGCCCATTTCCGCCCATTTTTCGATTGTGGAGTACTGCTTTGCTACACTAATTAATGTTTTTGACGGAATGCAGCCTTCATTTAAGCACGTTCCTCCTAGTTTCTTTTTTTCTACTAAAAGTACTTCTTTTCCTAATTGAGCCGCCCGAATGGCTGCTGTGTATCCTGCTGGACCCCCGCCAATGACAACAACTTCAACTTCTTCCGTAAATTCACCGACAACCATTATCGCCCCTCCAATAATATGAAATCAGGATTTTCAAGGAGTTCTTTTAATTGTTCCATAAACCGTCCAACTGGTTCACCATCAATGATTCGATGGTCAAATGTGAAAGACGAACCCATCATCTTCCCAATCACAATTTCATCATTTACCACAATCGGCTTTTTCCTGATACTGTGTACTCCAAGAATCGCTACCTCCGGGTAGTTTATGATAGGAGTACCATACCAGCCACCTTTACCACCAGTACTAGAAATAGTAAAGGTGCTTCCAGTAAGCTCATTTGACTTCAACTTTCTCTGCCTTGCTCTTTCTGATTGATCTTGGATTTCTCCGGCAATTTCCAAAATCGATTTTTTATCTGCATGGCGAACGATTGGAACAACTAATCCTGCATCAGTCGCTGTTGCGATACCGATATGAATATAATTTTTATAAATGATTTCCATTTTTTCTTCGTCAACGGACGAATTAAAAATAGGATAATCCTTTAACACACAAGTCACTGCTTTAACAATAAACGAAAGATAGGTAAGCTTAATCCCTTTTCTTTCTGCATAAGGAAGCATTTGCTTTCTTAATTCAACGAGTCGATCGACATTGATTTCGTCTAAACCAGTACAATGCGTTGCAGTAAATTTTGATTTAACCATATTTTCAAAGATTGCCTTACGCATTCCACGAATCGGTTCTCTCGTTTCTTCTTCCACGTATTCAAAACCAGTTCGCTTTTCATCCGATTTAGGAACGGCAGGCGCAGATGCTTCTGTCTGATTTTTTGGCTGTTCGTTAAAGGCTCGTACATCATCTTCAGTGACTTTTCCTCCCTTTCCTGTTGGAGTAACCGCACTTATATCGATGCCAAGCTCCCTTGCCAATCGGCGGACAGACGGGGCAGCAACAACTTTTTTCTTACTTCCTTTCTTGTTAATCTCTTCCTTTTTTATATGAGCAGACGTTTTTTCTTCCTCGGCTTTCTCTTTTGCAGGAGGCAGCTCTTGGGAAAGGGAACTTGACGCTCCATGGTCAATAACAGCGAGTACCTCCCCTACATGAATCACTTCCCCAAGTTCAGCACCTAATTGTTTAATTGTACCTGTTACGGGAGATGAGATTTCTGCAACAGATTTATCTGTCTGTACTTCAACAAGATTATCATTTTCTTTTATTTGATCACCCGGTTTGACAAACCAATTTACAATTTCAACTTCATGTAAACCTTCTCCAATGTCTGGCAATTTAAATTCGTAGATCATGAAAAAACTCCTCTCCTTTTATTCAGCCATTACTTCCCTTATTCCTTTTGATATACGCTCTGCATTTGGAATCCAATCATCTTCTACCATCGTGACAGGGTAAGGTGTATTAAATCCTGTTACACGCATAATAGGAGCTTCAAGGTGGAACATCGCATGTTCATTAATTAAAGCAGAAACTTCCGCTCCAACACCCCCTGATTTGACAGCTTCATGAACGATTACAACTCGACCGGTTTTCTTGACAGAGTTCATAATCGTTTCGACATCCATTGGTACGATCGTCCGCAAATCGATGACTTCAACCGAAACTTGTCCTTCGTCTCTAAATTCCTCTGCCACTTTTTTCACTAAAGGTGTCGGTGCTCCCCATGTTATGATCGTTACATCTTCACCTTCCTGTACAATTTTCGCTTTCCCAATTTCTACAACATAATCTTCTTCTGGCACTTCTTCTTTAAACGCTCGGTAAAG from Pueribacillus theae encodes the following:
- the lpdA gene encoding dihydrolipoyl dehydrogenase codes for the protein MVVGEFTEEVEVVVIGGGPAGYTAAIRAAQLGKEVLLVEKKKLGGTCLNEGCIPSKTLISVAKQYSTIEKWAEMGMNISDASIDLPTLQKWKQEKVVNLLTQGVAGLCKANKVNVVEGEAMFANEHQIRVATEHQTVLYNFQHAIIATGSVTVELPGFSPDGTHILSSKEALELNEVPKHLLVVGGGYIGLEIGTIYRKLGAEVTILEGLPDILPQFDNSLTQVLKRNLNKMGINVITEAMVVKEEKRSDKEITISAKVKGELQSFTAEKVLVAVGRKPNTSGLGLEKVGIETNDKGFIPINNKCQTNLNHIYAIGDVAGEPLLAHKAMYEGKIAAEIIAGKASAIDTETIPFVIFTDPEIAVVGLSKKQAEEQGYQVITGKCPFKANGRALSLNDSDGYIEVVADAETNMIIGVQMAGPEVSNLISEAALAIEMGTQLEDLALTIHPHPTLSEVMQEAVENAMKLSIHTINK
- a CDS encoding 4-hydroxyphenylacetate 3-hydroxylase family protein, with the translated sequence MIPKSREDLRERREAISKWSQATYGMVGRSPDHVAGFLAGFASMPEVFARGGERFGENVVNFYKHVRDTDAYVSYVIIPPQIDRSKAAHELEEKYLATGVYEERDDGIIVRGSHMLGTGAAVSNYLFVSVITPLRPGDEDHALSFVVPLDAPGLKLYTRPSFAVGKPSVYDYPLSTRYDESDALIVFDDVFIPWEHVFVYKDIKLLQAQFHETPAHRLGNNQAQTRFVNKLKFVIGLARKIAEANGVDKIPPVQE
- a CDS encoding dihydrolipoamide acetyltransferase family protein, encoding MIYEFKLPDIGEGLHEVEIVNWFVKPGDQIKENDNLVEVQTDKSVAEISSPVTGTIKQLGAELGEVIHVGEVLAVIDHGASSSLSQELPPAKEKAEEEKTSAHIKKEEINKKGSKKKVVAAPSVRRLARELGIDISAVTPTGKGGKVTEDDVRAFNEQPKNQTEASAPAVPKSDEKRTGFEYVEEETREPIRGMRKAIFENMVKSKFTATHCTGLDEINVDRLVELRKQMLPYAERKGIKLTYLSFIVKAVTCVLKDYPIFNSSVDEEKMEIIYKNYIHIGIATATDAGLVVPIVRHADKKSILEIAGEIQDQSERARQRKLKSNELTGSTFTISSTGGKGGWYGTPIINYPEVAILGVHSIRKKPIVVNDEIVIGKMMGSSFTFDHRIIDGEPVGRFMEQLKELLENPDFILLEGR
- a CDS encoding aldehyde dehydrogenase family protein; the encoded protein is MESTSNEYYNYIGGKWELSSTNEWIDSYNPATGELVGRAPKVSRKETIIAIESANETFQTSDWGMAPKKRYEALLALALKMEENFDELAKLITMEQGKTIKESHLEVTGSIDTLKYFAGAARTVFGRSMQVEPTNLGIVLKEPIGVVGLITPWNWPILLLIRELAPALAAGNAVVIKPASLTPLSSIQIVKYIDEIPHFPKGIVSIVTGSGSEVGETIAQSEKIGMVSLTGDTSTGRNILKSATTNIKKVSLELGGKSPNILFEDADLEKAIPLIGKSIFISAGQICMAGSRLLVHHSIAAEVVNKLKQYAENLVVGNGLSENVDMGPLISDSQIQSVEQFVAIGREQGNIITGGYRLQGSDYDKGNFYAPTIITDLAADCKIIKEEIFGPVLAIQTFSTDEEALELANDSDYGLSAGVWTTNVNRALKFSRRVQAGTVWINTYNKNFPELEFGGYKQSGLGRTRGIDGLNEYCETKHIHFETDF